CGCGCGCCACCGGGGACGAGCGCGGGCCGTTGTCGTCCTCGGGGTCGGCGGGTGGAAGCGGGGCGGGCTGCACGGGAGAAGACTGCGCCGCCGCGGCGGGCGCCAGCGGCGCGGGCGGCTGCACGCCGTCTTGCCGTGCATCGCCTCCCTGCGCGCCGCCTTCGTGCGCGTCGCTCATCGGGATTGCAGGTTCAGCGCGCCGAGCCAGCCCACCATGTCGGCCGCGACCGCGTCGGTGCTGGCGGCCAGCGCGCGCGCGCCGCCGGCGGCATCCGCGCTGGGCGCGGGCGTGCTGCGCACGAAGCGCTTCTGGTCGACCAGGGTATGGCCCTTGAACAGGGAGGCGCGCACCGCCACCACGCCGGCGCTCTGGCTCACGCCGCTGAAATCGTGGACGAAATCGTCGACGTCGATGCGCAGGATCGGGATGCCGGCCGAGGCGTCGGTTTCCGACAGCACCTTGGCGCCCGACTGGCCGATGCGCGTCTTGATGCGCTGGGTCATCATCTGCAGCGGATTGGTGGTCCAGCGGCTGTTGGCGTAGGTGCGCGCCTGCAGCGGGTCGGCGTAGCTCAGGCGGTAGAACATGCGTTCGTTGTCGAGCGCGCTGGAGCCGGTGACGTCGGTGACCACCACCGCGTCGAGTGCGCCGGCGGCGGCGGGCGCGGCGCCTTGTGCGGCGAGCGGCGCCGCCGGGCCGAAGTCGAACTGGGTGGCCGGCGGCGCCTTGTTCGATGCGCAGCCGGCCAGCAGCAGGGAGAACAAGGCCGGCGCCCAGAGCAGCGGCGAACGCACGGCGGCCAGGGTACGGGACGGGGTCGGCATCGGAAGATTCCTTATTTGGTCGGTGGCACGAAGCCGGGTTCGCCGGGGCCGGGCTGGTTGGCCGGCGCGCCGAACAGGATGCTCTGCGGGCGCTCGCCCAGGCCGGTCACGGTGCGGCGCACGGCGCGCAGCGAGGTCTTGGCCTCGTCGGCCATCTCGACCACGTGCGGCAGCGTGTGCAGCTCGAGGTCGGCAGTGACGCCGCCGAGCGAATCGATGGCCGCGCCGACGCGCTCGACCGGGCCGCCCGGCGCCTGCAAGCTGCTGGCCAGGCGGTCGTAGTTCTGCACGGTGGCGGTGGCGCTGTCGGCCAGGCGGTTCACCGAGTTCATGGTCTGGTCCATCTTGCCGGCCAGCGCCGGCAGGCGCGCCAGGGTCGGCTGCAGCTGGCGCGGCACTTCGCCGAAGGCTTCGGCCGCCTTGCTGACGTTGTCGATCGCGCCGGCCAGCTTCTCGGCGTTCTGCTGGCTCAGCACGGTGTTCAGGCTGTCGGTGATGCGCTCGGTCTTTTCCAGGATCGCCAGGCCGCGCGTTTCCAGCTGGTCCAGCAGGCCCGGGCGCAGCGGGATGCGCGCCACGCGGCCCGGATCGCTCTTTAGCAGCGGCGAGCCGGTGCGGTCGTCGTCGAGCTGGATGAAGGCGATGCCGGTCACGCCCTGGTAGCCGAGCGAGGAAAAGGTGGTGGTGGTGACCGGCGCGCCGTCCTCGATCGACAGCTTGATCAAGATCTGCCCGGTCACGCGCGGGTCGAACACGATGTCGTCGACGCGCCCGACCTCGAGGCCGCGGTAGCGCACCGTGGCCTGCGGATTCAGGCCGGGAATGGTCTGGGTGGTGACGATCTCGTACGGGTGCGTCTCGGTGCGGTCGCGGTTCAGCCACAGGCCGACCAGGATCGCCGCCACCAGCAGCGCCACCGTGAAAAAACCGGTCATCAGGGCATACGATCTGTTTTCCATGTCAGTCTTCCGATTCCTTGCGCGCATAGCGCTCTTCGAGCACTTCCAGCGCGCGCTGGCCGCGCGGGCCGAGGAAAAATTGTTTGATGAATGGGTGTTTCACGCGCAGCACGTCGCACGAGGGGCCGACCGCGATCACGTGCTTCTCGGCCAGCACGGCGATGCGCGAGGACAGCGCGAACAGGCTGTCGAGGTCGTGGGTCACCATCACCACCGTCAGGTGCAGTTCGCTGTGCAGCGTCTGGATCAGCTCGACGAAGGTGTCGGACAGGTCCGGGTCGAGGCCGGCGGTCGGCTCGTCCAGGAACAGCAGTTGCGGCTCCAGCGCCAGCGCGCGCGCCAGCGCGGCGCGCTTGACCATCCCGCCCGACAGGTCCGAGGGCATCTTCTTGGCGTCGCCGATGGCGAGGCCGACCATGTCCATCTTGAGCAGCACGGCGTCGCGGATCACCGGCTCCGGCAGCGCCTTCAGTTCGCGCAGCGGCAGGGCGATGTTGTCGAACACCGTCAAGGCCGAGTACAGCGCGCCTTCCTGGAACAGCATGCCCCAGTGGTTGCGCATGCGCTGCAGCTGCTCCGGGCTGGCGCCGCTGACGTCCTCGCCGAACACCTTCACCGAACCGCTGGACGGCCGCTCCAGGCCCAGCATCTGGCGCAGCAACACCGTCTTGCCGGTGCCGGAGCCGCCGACGATGGACAGGATCTCGCCGCCGTAGATGTCGAGGTTCAGGTCCTGGTGCACGACCGTCTTGCCGAAGCGCGTCCACAGGTTGCGGATCTCGACCACCGGCGGGCCGACGTCTTCCTCGGGCTTGCGGTTCAGGCGCTGCGGCGCACGCGCCGGTTTGGCGGGATCGGCGTCCGGCTGGCGCTCGGGCTGCGGCGCGGCGTTCGGCTGGTCCATCAGAATCCCACTCCCGAAAACACGATCGCGAACACGGCGTCGGCCAGGATCACCACGGTGATCGCGGTGACCACCGAGGTGGTGGTGCCGCGTCCCAGGCTTTCGGTGTTCGGCTTGATGCGCAGGCCGAAGTGGCAGGACACCAGCGCGATCAGCATGCCGAAGGCGATGCCCTTGCCCATGCCGATGGTGTAGTTCACCAGCGGCACCGCCGACGGCAGTTTCTGGAAAAAGTAGCGCGCCGTCAGGCCGAGCTCGACCTTGGCCGACGCCATGCCGCCGATCAGGGCCATGGCGTCGGTCCAGACCACCAGCAGCGGCATGGCGACGGCGAGCGCCACCACCTTCGGCATGATCAGGCGGTAGCCGTGCGAGATGCCCATCACCAGCATGGCGTCGAGTTCCTCGGTCACCCGCATCACGCCCAGCTGCGCCGTGATCGACGAGCCGGAGCGGCCCGCGACCAGGATCGCCGCCAGCAGCGGCCCGAGTTCGCGGATGATGCTCATGCCGAGGATGTTGACCAGGTAGATGTCGCCGCCGAACATGCGCAGCTGCTGCGCCGACAGGTAAGAGAGCACCACGCCGATCAGGAAGCCGACCAGCGCCGTGATGCCGAGCGCCTGGAAGCCGGAGTGATAGATGTTGGCCGAGACTTCGCGCCACGGCCCGGTGATCGGATGGCGGATGAAGCGGCCGATGTCCTGGACCACCTGGCCGATCAGGGTGATCGCGCCGCGCATGTGCTCGAAGAAGGTCAGGACGCCGCGGCCCAGCGCGATCACCCAATTCAACGGGCTGGTGCGGGTGCGCGGCAATGCGTTCTTGCCGGCCTTTTCGACGCGCGCGAACAGGTCTTCCTGGCGCGGGTCCAGCAGCAAGCGGTCCGGCCGGCGCTTGCCCCAGGCATTCCAGAACATCTGGGCGCCGATGTGATCGAGGCTGGCGATGCCGGACAGGTCCCAGGTCAGGTCGTTCCCGCGCAGCGCATCGAGGGTCTTGTTGATCGCCTTGAGCGCCCCGCGCTGGCTCAGCGCATGTACCTGCCAAACGCCGTGCGCCACCACGGATCGCTCCGTACCGGTACTGGGATGTTCGATCGTTAATGTTGGCGCATTTTCACTCGGCATTGCAGGAGTGTAAAAGAGATTCGCCATGGGTGCCACCGGCGCGCCGCCTGGCGTGCTCAGGCCGCCAGGTGGCGGGCCTGGCGCGCCGGTGCGGCGGGTGCTGCTGTCGGCGCGGCCGGCGCGCTGGCCGGCTCGCTTGCCTTGGCCGCCGGCTTGTCCGCGCGCTGGCCATTCTGCTGGCCGGCATAGTCGCTGGCCAGCAGTTCGGCTGCCGCCTGCGGCGCCATGCCGCGCAGCTGCAGCCATTCCTGCACCAGTTTCGCCAGGCGTTCCAGGGCGATGCGGTGGGTGGCGTCGGTCCTGGTGTACAGCCAGTCGGACAAGGCCATGAAGTTGGCGAATGGCGCCTCGCCCAGGATGGCCTCGACCGTGTGCGCGAAGCGGCCCGAATTCGCCACCAGGTCCCAGTAGCGCGCGAAGCGTACCAGCCGCTGCATGGTCGAGAAGTCGATGCGGTCGGTGGCCAGCACGGTGTAGGGCGGGTACGGGTCGTACACCATGCCGTAGGGTTCGGTATGGCGGATGATCGGCGTGCCGCGCAGGCGTTTCAGGATGCCGAACTGGATCTCGTGCGGGCCGAGCGCCACCAGCTGGTCGAAGCCGCGCGCGAAGCTGTCCACGTCTTCTCCCGGCAGGCCGGCGATCAGGTCGACGTGCAGGTGGGCGTGCGAGTGTTCGGTCAGCCAGCGGATGTTGGCGGCAGCCTTGACGTTGTCCTGGCGCCGGCTCACCAGGGCCTGCACCTCTGGGTTGAAACTCTGGATGCCGATCTCGAACTGCAGCGCGCCGGGCGGGAAGCGGGCGATGGTTTCCTTGAGCGCTTCCGGCAGGTGGTCGGGCACCAGTTCGAAGTGGGCATACACCGGATCGCCGGGCGCCGCCGCCAGCTTGTCCAGGAAGAACTGCATGATGCGCTGGCTGGTCTTGACGTTCAGGTTGAAGGTGCGGTCGACGAATTTGTACAGGCGGGCGCCGCGCCGGTACAGGTCTTCCATCTCGGCCAGGAAGGTGTCAAGGCCGAATGGCCAGGCGGTCTTGTCCAGCGACGACAGGCAGAACTCGCACTTGAACGGGCAGCCGCGCGAGGCTTCCACATAGATGGTGCGGTGGGCGATGTCGTCGTCGCTGTAGAGGGAATAGGGCAGGGCGATGTCCGCCATCGGCGGCTGCACGCCGGCGTGCACCTTCATCAGCGGCTTGGGACCATGCAGGATCTCGCCGCACAGCTTGGGGAAGGTGACGTCGCCCCAGCCGGTGACGACGTAGTCGGCCAGGCGCACGATCTCTTGCTGGCCGGTCTCGTACGACACCTCGGGACCGCCCAATACCACCGTCACCTGCGGCGCGACGCGCTTGAGCATGGCGACGACCCGTGCGGTTTCCTCGACGTTCCATATATAGACGCCGAAGCCGACGATGCTGGGTGCGCGCGCCAGCAAGCGTTCGACCACGTCGGTGGTCTTGGCGCCGATGACGAATTCCATCAGCGCGGTCTGCTCCTTCAATGTGCCCATGTTCGCCAGCAAATAGCGTAGTCCGAGCGACGCGTGGGCATAGCGCGCATTCAGGGTGGCGAGCAGGATGGTCATGGCGGTGCGCTGGAGGGAGGAATAAAGCGGCCATTGTACGCGGGTGCACCGGCCGAATTCGATTGCGCAGGGCTTGCGGGAATGCTGCGGCCTTGATATCATTCTTTCCCTCGTCGAAAACGACGGTTGATCGAACGGTGCAGCAGTAGTTAAAGCCGTTGTTGACCGAAACGTTTCCGCGAGACGCGAAATAAAAGAAGTTGACGATGCAAACGAAACACTGCATAATCTCGCTTCTCTGCTGCTGACGAACAAAACGATTCGCAGAATGCAGCAAGGCAGGTCCGAATACGAGTTCTTTAACAATAAACAGTCGATAAGTGTGGGCGTTTGATGAAGGTGCCGGCAGTTGCGAAAGCGCTGCCGATTACTTAAATTATCAAGTGTTCACAAAAAAGAAATACGTTGCTCAGCAATGAGCGACGGTCAGTATTTTGAGTGAGCGACCCCTTGGTAACCCAAGGGTGGCAGCAATGCCAACAAACAGAGATTGAACTGAAGAGTTTGATCCTGGCTCAGATTGAACGCTGGCGGCATGCTTTACACATGCAAGTCGAACGGCAGCGCGGGGCAACCTGGCGGCGAGTGGCGAACGGGTGAGTAATATATCGGAACGTACCCAAGAGTGGGGGATAACGTAGCGAAAGTTACGCTAATACCGCATACGATCTATGGATGAAAGCGGGGGATCGCAAGACCTCGTGCTCCTGGAGCGGCCGATATCTGATTAGCTAGTTGGTGAGGTAAAGGCTCACCAAGGCGACGATCAGTAGCTGGTCTGAGAGGACGACCAGCCACACTGGGACTGAGACACGGCCCAGACTCCTACGGGAGGCAGCAGTGGGGAATTTTGGACAATGGGCGCAAGCCTGATCCAGCAATGCCGCGTGAGTGAAGAAGGCCTTCGGGTTGTAAAGCTCTTTTGTCAGGGAAGAAACGGTTGGGGCTAATATCTCCGGCTAATGACGGTACCTGAAGAATAAGCACCGGCTAACTACGTGCCAGCAGCCGCGGTAATACGTAGGGTGCGAGCGTTAATCGGAATTACTGGGCGTAAAGCGTGCGCAGGCGGTTTTGTAAGTCTGACGTGAAATCCCCGGGCTCAACCTGGGAATTGCGTTGGAGACTGCAAGGCTGGAGTCTGGCAGAGGGGGGTAGAATTCCACGTGTAGCAGTGAAATGCGTAGAGATGTGGAGGAACACCGATGGCGAAGGCAGCCCCCTGGGTCAAGACTGACGCTCATGCACGAAAGCGTGGGGAGCAAACAGGATTAGATACCCTGGTAGTCCACGCCCTAAACGATGTCTACTAGTTGTCGGGTTTTAATTAACTTGGTAACGCAGCTAACGCGTGAAGTAGACCGCCTGGGGAGTACGGTCGCAAGATTAAAACTCAAAGGAATTGACGGGGACCCGCACAAGCGGTGGATGATGTGGATTAATTCGATGCAACGCGAAAAACCTTACCTACCCTTGACATGTCAGGAAGCTCCGAGAGATTGGAGTGTGCCCGAAAGGGAGCCTGAACACAGGTGCTGCATGGCTGTCGTCAGCTCGTGTCGTGAGATGTTGGGTTAAGTCCCGCAACGAGCGCAACCCTTGTCATTAGTTGCTACGAAAGGGCACTCTAATGAGACTGCCGGTGACAAACCGGAGGAAGGTGGGGATGACGTCAAGTCCTCATGGCCCTTATGGGTAGGGCTTCACACGTCATACAATGGTACATACAGAGGGCCGCCAACCCGCGAGGGGGAGCTAATCCCAGAAAGTGTATCGTAGTCCGGATCGCAGTCTGCAACTCGACTGCGTGAAGTTGGAATCGCTAGTAATCGCGGATCAGCATGCCGCGGTGAATACGTTCCCGGGTCTTGTACACACCGCCCGTCACACCATGGGAGCGGGTTTTACCAGAAGTAGGTAGCTTAACCGCAAGGGGGGCGCTTACCACGGTAGGATTCGTGACTGGGGTGAAGTCGTAACAAGGTAGCCGTATCGGAAGGTGCGGCTGGATCACCTCCTTTCTAGAGTAGCACCAAGAGCGAAAGCTCTGTCATCAAGCGTCCACGCTTATCGGCTGTTGAACAGTAAAGAACAGTGTTTCGGGGCTGTAGCTCAGCTGGTTAGAGCACCGTGTTGATAACGCGGGGGTCGTTGGTTCGAGTCCAACCAGCCCTACCAAGTTGTCGCCGGGTAGCACGTACCGGGGGATTAGCTCAGCTGGGAGAGCACCTGCTTTGCAAGCAGGGGGTCGTCGGTTCGATCCCGTCATCCTCCACCAAAAGTTCAAACGTAAGCGATGCGAGAGCATGCGTTTAGGTTTGGTCTTTTCGAGATCACTGTTTTTTCGTTCTTTAACAATCTGGAAGAAGTAAAGTTTTCTTTAAGCGTGTAGTTGGTCGAAAGATCAAATGCACACTTAGGGTAGTAATCTGTATGTATCAACAAACAAAGTAAGCTGAACTCTTGTAATTATGACGTTCCCTGACACTCATGCAGGGGCCAACGTTATAGGGACAAGTGAATAAGTGCACATGGTGGATGCCTTGGCGATTACAGGCGATGAAGGACGTAGTAGCTTGCGATAAGCTGCGGGGAGCTAGCAAACGAGCTTTGATCCGCAGATTTCCGAATGGGGAAACCCGGCCTTATAGGTCATCGTACACTGAATACATAGGTGTACGAAGCGAACGCGGCGAACTGAAACATCTAAGTAGCTGCAGGAAAAGAAATCAACCGAGATTCCCAAAGTAGTGGCGAGCGAAATGGGATGAGCCTTGTACGCGATAGTCGATCGGATAGTGGAACGGATTGGAAACTCCGGCCATAGCGGGTGATAGCCCCGTACATGAAATCCGAACGGTGATACTAAGCGTACGACAAGTAGGGCGGGACACGAGAAATCCTGTCTGAAGATGGGGGGACCATCCTCCAAGGCTAAATACTCGTAATCGACCGATAGTGAACCAGTACCGTGAGGGAAAGGCGAAAAGAACCCCGGGAGGGGAGTGAAATAGATCCTGAAACCGTGTGCATACAAACAGTCGGAGCCCCTTCGTGGGGTGACGGCGTACCTTTTGTATAATGGGTCAGCGACTTACATTCAGTGGCGAGGTTAACCGGATAGGGGAGCCGTAGAGAAATCGAGTCCGAACAGGGCGACAGTCGCTGGGTGTAGACCCGAAACCAGGTGATCTACCCATGGCCAGGATGAAGGTGCGGTAACACGCCCTGGAGGTCCGAACCCACTAATGTTGAAAAATTAGGGGATGAGCTGTGGGTAGGGGTGAAAGGCTAAACAAACCTGGAAATAGCTGGTTCTCTCCGAAAACTATTTAGGTAGTGCCTCAAGTATCACCATCGGGGGTAGAGCACTGTTATGGCTAGGGGGTCATTGCGACTTACCAAACCATTGCAAACTCCGAATACCGATGAGTGCGAGCTTGGGAGACAGACGTCGGGTGCTAACGTCCGGCGTCAAGAGGGAAACAACCCAGACCGCCAGCTAAGGTCCCAAAGATTGGCTAAGTGGAAAACGAAGTGGGAAGGCTAAAACAGTCAGGATGTTGGCTTAGAAGCAGCCATCATTTAAAGAAAGCGTAATAGCTCACTGATCGAGTCGTCCTGCGCGGAAGATGTAACGGGGCTAAGCCAGTCACCGAAGCTGCGGATATCCTTTATTGGATATGGTAGGAGAGCGTTCCGTAAGCCTGAGAAGGTGTCTTGTAAAGGATGCTGGAGGTATCGGAAGTGCGAATGCTGACATGAGTAGCGATAATGCGGGTGAAAAGCCCGCACGCCGTAAGCCCAAGGTTTCCTGTTCAACGTTCATCGGAGCAGGGTGAGTCGGCCCCTAAGGCGAGGCAGAGATGCGTAGCTGATGGGAAGCAGGTTAATATTCCTGCACCGTCGTATGATGCGATGGGGGGACGGATCGCGGAAGGTTGTCCAGCTGTTGGAATAGCTGGTTTCTGGTTCATAGAAGGCGCTTAGGCAAATCCGGGCGCAGGATTCAAGGGACTGGGACGTGTAGCCATGTGCTACGAAGCAATCGGAAGTGGTTCCAAGAAAAGCCTCTAAGCTTCAGTCATACGAGACCGTACCGCAAACCGACACAGGTGGGCGAGATGAGTATTCTAAGGCGCTTGAGAGAACTCGGGAGAAGGAACTCGGCAAATTGGTACCGTAACTTCGGGAAAAGGTACGCCCCGGTAACTTGACTGCTTTGCTGCAGAAGGGTGAAAGGGTTGCAATAAACTGGTGGCTGCGACTGTTTAATAAAAACACAGCACTCTGCAAACACGAAAGTGGACGTATAGGGTGTGACGCCTGCCCGGTGCTGGAAGATTAAATGATGGGGTGCAAGCTCTTGATTGAAGTCCCAGTAAACGGCGGCCGTAACTATAACGGTCCTAAGGTAGCGAAATTCCTTGTCGGGTAAGTTCCGACCTGCACGAATGGCGTAACGATGGCCACACTGTCTCCTCCCGAGACTCAGCGAAGTTGAAATGTTTGTGATGATGCAATCTACCCGCGGCTAGACGGAAAGACCCCATGAACCTTTACTGTAGCTTTGCATTGGACTTTGAACCAATCTGTGTAGGATAGGTGGGAGGCTTTGAAGCGGGGACGCCAGTTCTCGTGGAGCCATCCTTGAAATACCACCCTGGTTTGTTTGAGGTTCTAACCTTGGCCCGTGATCCGGGTCGGGGACAGTGCATGGTAGGCAGTTTGACTGGGGCGGTCTCCTCCTAAAGTGTAACGGAGGAGTTCGAAGGTACGCTAGGTACGGTCGGACATCGTGCTAATAGTGCAATGGCATAAGCGTGCTTAACTGCGAGACCGACAAGTCGAGCAGGTACGAAAGTAGGACATAGTGATCCGGTGGTTCTGTATGGAAGGGCCATCGCTCAACGGATAAAAGGTACTCTGGGGATAACAGGCTGATTCCTCCCAAGAGTTCATATCGACGGGGGAGTTTGGCACCTCGATGTCGGCTCATCACATCCTGGGGCTGTAGCCGGTCCCAAGGGTATGGCTGTTCGCCATTTAAAGTGGTACGTGAGCTGGGTTTAAAACGTCGTGAGACAGTTTGGTCCCTATCTGCCGTGGGCGTTGGAAATTTGAAGGGGGCTGCTCCTAGTACGAGAGGACCGGAGTGGACGAACCTCTGGTGTACCGGTTGTCACGCCAGTGGCATTGCCGGGTAGCTAAGTTCGGAAGAGATAACCGCTGAAAGCATCTAAGCGGGAAACTCGCCTTGAGATGAGATTTCCCGGAGCCTTGAGCTCCTTGAAGGGTCGTTCGAGACCAGGACGTTGATAGGCTGGGTGTGGAAGTGCAGTAATGCATTAAGCTAACCAGTACTAATTGCCCGTACGGCTTGTCCCTATAACCTTGGCAGTCATGCCAAAGACGAGGGTTCGGCTGTTTGTTGATACAGGCAACACCACAGATTACAGAAAATACTTCTTCCAGATTCAGGGTGGCGTCGCGCACAGCACGACGCACCCGTACAAGTCATGCCTGATGACCATAGCAAGTCGGTACCACCCCTTCCCATCCCGAACAGGACCGTGAAACGACTTTGCGCCGATGATAGTGCTGCAACCAGTGTGAAAGTAGGTTATCGTCAGGCTAGTTATAAGCAAAGCCCCGCTCAGTGAACTGAGCGGGGCTTTTTGCTTTGTATTTTTGTTTCGGCACCGAACAGCGTTGTCCCCGCGCAGGCGGAGATCCATATTGAGCAACAGAATCCGGTAACTCAAGAGTTGCCCCAATGGTTCCAAGATAATAAATTGGACATTCAGCATGGGTCCCCGCCTGCGCGGGGACGACGATACTGACGCTGTTTCTTGATTACGAATCAAACGACCAGCTTGTCCGGCGTAATCGGCAAATCCCGGATCCGCTTGCCCGTCGCGTGATAGATCGCATTCGCGACCGCTGCCGCCACCCCGGTGATCCCGATCTCGCCCACGCCCTTGGTACCGAGCTCGTTGATGTGCGGGTCATGCTCGTCCACCACCGTGATGTCGATGTCGCCGATATCGGCATTCACCGGCACGTGGTAATCGGCCAGGTTGGCATTCACCGCGCGCCCGAAACGCCAATCCATTTCCGTCTTTTCCATCAGGCCCATGCCGAGTCCCCAGACGATCCCGCCCATCAGCTGGCTGTGCGTGGTTTTGCTGTTCAATACGCGGCCCACGCCGTATGCGCCGACCACGCGCGGCACCCGCACCGTGCCGAGGTCCGGGTCCACGTGCACTTCGACGAACACCGCGCCGAAAGCCTGCATCGCGTAGCGCTTCTTTTCGTCACCCTGGTCGGCGCTGGCTTCGGCGCCGATCGGCTTGCCGCCGTTGCGCGCCACTACCGCGCCCATGGCCTCGCGCCGTTGTGGATCGGCCTTGGCGCGCAGCCAGCCGTCGACCGCTTCGATATCGGCTGGAGTCAAGCCGTGCAGCGGCGAGGCGCTGTCGCCCAGCGCCGTCGCGATCAGCTTGTCGCGCGCCGCGGTCGCCGCCTGGTACACGGCCGGGCCGACGCTGGCCACCGTCTGCGAGCCGCCCGATACCGGCGCTTCCGGAAAGCGCGTGTCGCCCAGCTCGAAGCGGATGGTCGATACCGGCATGCCCAGCGCGTCGGCCGCCACCTGCGTCATTACCGTATAGGTGCCGGTACCCAGGTCGTGGGTACCGCTGCGCACCAGCGCCGTGCCGTCCGCATTGATCAATGCCGAGGCTTTGGCGCCCTTGCGGTTGGCCGGGTAGGCGCAGGTCGCCATGCCCCAGCCGACCAGCGTGCGTCCCTTGCGCATCGATCCCGGCGCCGCTGTGCGGCGCGCCCAGCCGAAGCGCTCGGCGCCGACCCGGTAGCACTCGCGCAGCGACTTGCTCGACCACGGAATGTCCTTCTCCGGATCCTTCTCGGCATAGTTCAACAGGCGCAGCCGCACTGGATCCATGTCGAGGGCGTAGGCCAGTTCGTCCATCGCCGATTCCAGCGCGAAGCTGCCGCTCGATTCGCCCGGCGCGCGCATGTAGGTCGGTACGCCGACGTTCAGCGTCGCCAGGCGCTGCGAAGTCTGCAGGCTGTCGCTGGCATAGGCTTTACGGGTGACAGCAGTGCAGGGCTCGACGAAGTCGTCCACGAACGAGGTGCTGGAGATGGTGTCGTGCATGACGGCCAGCAGCTTGCCGTCACGGCTGGCGCCCAGGCGCAAGTGCTGCTCAGTCAGCGGACGGGCGCCGACCGGCCCGTACATCTGCGTGCGCTCGAGCGCCAGTTTCACCGGCACGCCGGCGACGCGCGAGGCCATCGCCGCCAGCATCACATGCGACCAGGTCGTGCCCTTGCTGCCGAAGCCGCCGCCCACGAACGGACACACGACGCGGATTCTTTCGACGTCGATACCGAAGGTCTGGGCCGCCACCTTGCGCACGCCGCTGACGTTCTGGGTCGAGTCGTACAGCGTCAATCCCTCCGCTTGCCAATCCGCGATGGTCGCGTGCGGCTCGAGCGGATTGTGGTTTTCCATCGGCGTGGTGAAGGTGACGTCGATGCGCGAGGCCGCGCTTTCCAGGCCGCGCACCGCGTTGCCGCGCCCGGTCTCGGGCGGCCGGTCGGGTTGCGGCTCGGGGCGGCGCGGACGCAGCTTGGCCTGCTGGAAATCCAGCTGCGCCGGTTCGGCGGCATAGCGCACCTGCAGGCTGCGCGCTGCGGCGCGCGCATGCTCGAAGGTGTCCGCCACCACCACCGCGATCGGCTGCGCGTTGTACTGGACGCGGTCGTCCTGCAGCAGCGACAACTTCGGGTTCGGCGGCTGCTTCTTCTGGTCCGGCTTCGACTGCTCGCCGCCGCCGGTCTTGCCTTCGCCTCCTTCCTTGGGCTTGGGCAGGCGCGGCGCATTCTCGTGCGTCAGCACCAGTATCACGCCCGGCATGCGTTTCACCATCGCGCTGTCGATCGCCGTGATGCGTCCCTTCGGCACCGTCGACAGCACCATCACGCCGTGCGCCAGGCGCGGCAGCTTGTGCTCGGCCGAATAG
The genomic region above belongs to Massilia forsythiae and contains:
- a CDS encoding ABC-type transport auxiliary lipoprotein family protein, which codes for MPTPSRTLAAVRSPLLWAPALFSLLLAGCASNKAPPATQFDFGPAAPLAAQGAAPAAAGALDAVVVTDVTGSSALDNERMFYRLSYADPLQARTYANSRWTTNPLQMMTQRIKTRIGQSGAKVLSETDASAGIPILRIDVDDFVHDFSGVSQSAGVVAVRASLFKGHTLVDQKRFVRSTPAPSADAAGGARALAASTDAVAADMVGWLGALNLQSR
- a CDS encoding MlaD family protein encodes the protein MENRSYALMTGFFTVALLVAAILVGLWLNRDRTETHPYEIVTTQTIPGLNPQATVRYRGLEVGRVDDIVFDPRVTGQILIKLSIEDGAPVTTTTFSSLGYQGVTGIAFIQLDDDRTGSPLLKSDPGRVARIPLRPGLLDQLETRGLAILEKTERITDSLNTVLSQQNAEKLAGAIDNVSKAAEAFGEVPRQLQPTLARLPALAGKMDQTMNSVNRLADSATATVQNYDRLASSLQAPGGPVERVGAAIDSLGGVTADLELHTLPHVVEMADEAKTSLRAVRRTVTGLGERPQSILFGAPANQPGPGEPGFVPPTK
- a CDS encoding ABC transporter ATP-binding protein translates to MDQPNAAPQPERQPDADPAKPARAPQRLNRKPEEDVGPPVVEIRNLWTRFGKTVVHQDLNLDIYGGEILSIVGGSGTGKTVLLRQMLGLERPSSGSVKVFGEDVSGASPEQLQRMRNHWGMLFQEGALYSALTVFDNIALPLRELKALPEPVIRDAVLLKMDMVGLAIGDAKKMPSDLSGGMVKRAALARALALEPQLLFLDEPTAGLDPDLSDTFVELIQTLHSELHLTVVMVTHDLDSLFALSSRIAVLAEKHVIAVGPSCDVLRVKHPFIKQFFLGPRGQRALEVLEERYARKESED
- a CDS encoding MlaE family ABC transporter permease; protein product: MPSENAPTLTIEHPSTGTERSVVAHGVWQVHALSQRGALKAINKTLDALRGNDLTWDLSGIASLDHIGAQMFWNAWGKRRPDRLLLDPRQEDLFARVEKAGKNALPRTRTSPLNWVIALGRGVLTFFEHMRGAITLIGQVVQDIGRFIRHPITGPWREVSANIYHSGFQALGITALVGFLIGVVLSYLSAQQLRMFGGDIYLVNILGMSIIRELGPLLAAILVAGRSGSSITAQLGVMRVTEELDAMLVMGISHGYRLIMPKVVALAVAMPLLVVWTDAMALIGGMASAKVELGLTARYFFQKLPSAVPLVNYTIGMGKGIAFGMLIALVSCHFGLRIKPNTESLGRGTTTSVVTAITVVILADAVFAIVFSGVGF
- a CDS encoding B12-binding domain-containing radical SAM protein, with translation MTILLATLNARYAHASLGLRYLLANMGTLKEQTALMEFVIGAKTTDVVERLLARAPSIVGFGVYIWNVEETARVVAMLKRVAPQVTVVLGGPEVSYETGQQEIVRLADYVVTGWGDVTFPKLCGEILHGPKPLMKVHAGVQPPMADIALPYSLYSDDDIAHRTIYVEASRGCPFKCEFCLSSLDKTAWPFGLDTFLAEMEDLYRRGARLYKFVDRTFNLNVKTSQRIMQFFLDKLAAAPGDPVYAHFELVPDHLPEALKETIARFPPGALQFEIGIQSFNPEVQALVSRRQDNVKAAANIRWLTEHSHAHLHVDLIAGLPGEDVDSFARGFDQLVALGPHEIQFGILKRLRGTPIIRHTEPYGMVYDPYPPYTVLATDRIDFSTMQRLVRFARYWDLVANSGRFAHTVEAILGEAPFANFMALSDWLYTRTDATHRIALERLAKLVQEWLQLRGMAPQAAAELLASDYAGQQNGQRADKPAAKASEPASAPAAPTAAPAAPARQARHLAA